The DNA sequence CATCACCGCGGAGAACGGGGCGGAGGGCGGTGCGCTGTTCACGCTGCGGCTGCCGGTGGACGTGGGGAAGGTGATCGCCGGTGACGACGACGAGGCGTAGGACGGCGGAGCCCGGGACGCCGCGGCGCGGAGCGACGGCCGCGGTGGCGGTCCTGGGCCTGCTGTCCCTGGGACTCCTGTCGGGGTGCGGGATCCGCGCGACCACCGTGCCGGTGGACGTGGGCCCGGCGCCCTCGCGGGTCTCGTGCAAGACCCCGGCGGGGGCGGCGGCCGGAACGGGCGGGATGCAGGGCGTCCGGACCACGGTGGAACTGGTGTGCGGGGCGCAGCTTGTGGGCGTCCAGCGGGTGGTGCCGGTGCCGGAGAAGCGGCCGGCGCGGGACGTGGCGGTGCTCGTCACCCAGGCCCTGCTGGAGGTGCTCCAGCGCGAGCTGTCGGCTGAGGAGAAGGAGGCCGGTTTCTCGACCGAGGTACCGGCCCTGCTGACGGCTTCGGCGCCGCGGCCGGGCGATCCGGAGGGCACGGTGCGGCTGAGCCGCAAGCCCGAGGACCTGCCTCCGGTGGCGCTGTCGCAGCTGGTGTGCACGCTCGCGGAGAGCGACGCGGTGTCGGCGGAGCCGGGCCCGGTGGTCCTGGGCGGCCCCGACGCGGATCCGCCGAGGGCCTGGGAGTGCACGGACGCCGTCCGCTCCCGTCCGGAGGCGGTCCCGACCCTGGGCGACGTGGTCCGGCCGACGGCCACGCCCGCTCCCGCGCCCTCGGCTTCCTGACCCGGTCACGACGAAGGCCCCCCGAGCAGGAGCTCGGGGGGCCGTTGCATGCCTGCCGGGTCGACGGACGGAGTCCGGCGCAGCGACGCGAAGCCCGCGCAGCGGTGCGAGCGGCGCGTCGAGAGGGCTAAATGCCGGCCGCCGCCGCGAGGTCCTTCTTGATCGCGTCGAGGACTTCCTGGCCGCGGGCGCGGGCCGGGAGCAGGTCGGAGGCCTCCGCCACCGGGACCACGACCTCCAGGTAGCACTTCAGCTTGGGCTCCGTGCCGGACGGGCGGACGATCACCCGGGCCTTGTAGTCGCCCTCCAGGTAGTAGCGCAGCCCGTCCGTGGGCGGGAGCGTCGCCGTGCCCTCGTTCAGGTCCTCCGCCGAGGTGACCCGCAGGCCCGCCAGCGAGACCGGGGGCTCCGCGCGCAGCGCCGCCATCGCCGAGGCGATGACCGACAGGTCCTCCACGCGGACCGACAGCTGGTCGGTGGCGTGCAGACCGTGCTCCATCGCCAGGTCGTCCAGCAGGTCGGTCAGGGTGCGGCCCTGCTCCTTGAGCTCCGAGGCCAGCTCCGCGACGAGCAGGGCGGCCGTGACGCCGTCCTTGTCGCGGACGCCCTCGGGGTCCACGCAGTAGCCGAGCGCCTCCTCGTACCCGTAGCGCAGGCCCTCGACGCGGGAGATCCATTTGAAGCCCGTGAGGGTCTCCTCGTAGCCCACGCCCGCCGCCTCCGCGATCCGCCCGAGGAGGGAGGAGGAGACGATCGACTCGGCGAAGACGCCGGTGGCGCCCTTGTGCACCAGGTGGGCGGCGAGCAGCGCGCCGACCTCGTCGCCGCGCAGCATCCGCCAGCCGGAGGCCGAGGCGGCGTCCGGGACGGCCACCGCGCAGCGGTCGGCGTCCGGGTCGTTGGCGATGACGATGTCCGGGCTGACCCGGGCGGCCGTCGCGAAGGACAGGTCCATCGCGCCCGGCTCCTCCGGGTTGGGGAAGGCCACCGTCGGGAAGGCCGGGTCCGGCTCGGCCTGCTCGGCCACGAGGACCGGGGCCGGGAAGCCGGCACGGGCAAAGGCGGCCAGGACCACGTCCTTGCCCACGCCGTGCATGGCCGTGTAGACGGTCCGCACGCCGCGCGGGGACCCGGGGGTCAGGACGGCGTCCGTACGTGCCAGGTAGGCCTCCAGGACCTCGTCGCCGAGGTCCTGCCAGCCGTCCTCGGCCCGCGGTACGTCGGCCAGCGCGGCGATCGCGTCGATCTGCGCGGCGATCTCCGCGTCGGCCGGGGAGACGATCTGCGAGCCGTCGCCGAGGTAGACCTTGTAGCCGTTGTCCCGGGGCGGGTTGTGGCTCGCGGTCACCTCGACGCCGGCGACGGCGCCCAGGTGCCTTATGGCGTACGCGAGGACGGGCGTCGGCAGCGGCCGGGGCAGGACGGCGGCGCGCAGTCCGGCGCCGGTCATCACCGCGGCGGTGTCGCGGGCGAAGTCGGCCGACTTGTAGCGGGCGTCGTAGCCGACGACGACCAGGCCGCCGTCGTGGCCCTGGGCCTTGAGGTAGGCCGCGAGGCCCGCCGCGGCCCGGATCACCACGTTGCGGTTCATCCGCATCGGGCCCGCGCCCAGCTCACCGCGGAGTCCGGCGGTGCCGAACTGCAGCATGCCGGAGAAGCGGTCCGCGAGCTCGGTCGTGTCACCGGCCTCGATGAGCTTCGCGAGCTCGTCGGCCGTCTCCGGGTCCGGGTCCTCGGCCATCCAGGCCCGGGCCCGCGCGATCAGATCGTCCTGCACGTCCTGCACTACTTCCGCCTTACCTCTCGTACGGTCGGTCGTCCGGTTCGTCCGGTCGCCCGGTCGCGGCCGTCCGGTTCGTCGTTCAGATCCGGGCGAGGACCTGGGTCAGCAGCTTGCCCATGCGCGCGGCCGAGTCGCGGCCGGCCTGGAGCACCTCTTCGTGGTTCAGCGGCTCGCCGGAGAGGCCCGCCGCCAGGTTGGTGACCAGCGAGATGCCGAGCACCTCGGCGCCGGCCTCACGGGCGGCGATGGCCTCCAGCACGGTGGACATGCCGACCAGGTCGGCGCCCATGACGCGGATCATGTTGATCTCGGCCGGGGTCTCGTAGTGCGGGCCGGGGAACTGCACGTAGACGCCCTCTTCGAGGGTCTCGTCGATCTCCTTGCACATCGCGCGCAGACGCGGCGAGTACAGGTCGGTCAGGTCCACGAAGTTCGCGCCGACGATCGGCGAGGTGGCCGTGAGGTTGAGGTGGTCGCTGATCAGGACGGGCTGGCCGGGCTTCATGCCCTCGCGCAGACCGCCGCAGCCGTTGGTCAGGACGATGGTCTTGCAGCCGGCGGCGACGGCCGTGCGCACGCCGTGGGCGACGGCGGCGACGCCGCGGCCCTCGTAGTAGTGGGTCCGGCCGAGGAAGAGCAGGGCGCGCTTCTCGCCGATCTTGTACGAGCGGATCTTGCCGCCGTGGCCCTCGACGGCGGGGGGCGGGAAGCCGGGCAGCTCGGTGACCGGGAACTCGGCCTCGGGCGCGCCGAGCGCCTCTGCGGCGGGGGCCCAGCCGGAGCCCATCACGAGGGCGACATCGTGGGTCTCGGCGCCGGTCAGCTCGCGCAGGCGGGCGGCGGCGGCGTCGGCGGCGGCGAAGGGGTCGGTAACAGATGCGTTCACGCGGAAGAGCGTAGCCGCTCTTCGCCTACGCGCGTAGATGGCGCAGCTCACGGTGTTCGGATCGTTGCCTTGTCGTTTCCGACGAATTGTCCCCGTCGGGGTGGACGGTGCGGCGCCGTTGCCGGGGCTCCGCCCCGGACCCCGCGCCTCAAACGCCGGCGAGGCTGGATTCGGCCTGAGCTCAGCAGGGGCGCTTGCGCAGTTCCATCACGTAGTCGTGCGGGGCGCCCGCGGATTCGGCCGCGTCGGCGAGTTCGCCCAGGTAGCGGGCCGAGGGCAGGCCGCCCTCGTAGCCGTTCAGGACGTACACCCAGGCCGCTTCCTCGCCGTCCAGGGTGTGCACGCGCACCCGCATGCGGCGGTAGATGTCGAGCCCGACGCCTTCCCACCGGTCCAGGGAATCCTCGTCGAGCGGGGCCACGTCGTACAGCGCGACGAAGACCTGGTGGCGCGGCGCTTCGACGATCGTCGCCAGCGCGCCCTCCCAGCCCATCTGCTCGCCGCCGAAAGTCAGCCGCCAGTCGTTGATCCAGCCCGTGCCGCGCAGCGGCGAATGCGGAGCGCGGCGCGTCATCAGCCGCGGGTCGAGGTTGCCGGCGTACGCGGCGTAGAGCGACATGAGGTCGAGGGTACGGGAGGGGCGGCCCCGGCTGCGCTCCCGGCCGCGTACGGGCCCTGCGTCCCGGATGGTGGGACCGGGCGTGAAGCACCTTGATGCGTGCGGGACAATGACGTACGGAATGCATCCCCCGGGGACACCCCCCGGAAGCCCCGGCCGGGGCGGCAGCCGGCCGGGTAGACGTGAGGCGGAGTTTTCGTGACCCGGATCGTGATCATCGGCGGCGGACCCGGCGGGTATGAGGCGGCCCTCGTGGGGGCCCAGCTCGGCGCGGAGGTGACCGTCGTGGACTGCGACGGCCTGGGCGGCGCGTCGGTGCTCACCGACTGCGTGCCCTCCAAGACTCTCATCGCGACCGCCGAGGTCATGACGACCTTCGACTCGTCGTACGAGGAGCTCGGCATCGTCGTCGCGGACGACACCCCGCACATCGAGCAGGCCGCGCGCGTCGTCGGCGTGGACCTCGGCAAGGTGAACCGGCGCGTCAAGCGCCTGGCGCTCGCCCAGTCCCACGACATCACCGCGTCCGTCACCCGGGCCGGCGCCCGGGTCGTACGGGGCCGCGCCAAGCTCGGCGGCCCGCAGGGCATCGACGGCACGCGGGACGTCATCGTCACCGCCGCCGACGGCTCGGAGACGATCCTCACCGCCGACGCCGTGCTCATCGCGACCGGCGGGCACCCCCGCGAGATCCCCGACGCCATGCCCGACGGCGAGCGGATCCTGAACTGGACCCAGGTCTACGACCTCGAAGAGCTCCCCGAGGAGCTCATCGTGGTCGGCTCCGGCGTGACCGGCGCCGAGTTCGCCGGCGCGTACCAGGCCCTCGGCTCCCGGGTGACCCTCGTGTCCTCCCGCGACCGCGTGCTCCCCGGCGAGGACCCGGACGCCGCCGCCGTGCTGGAGGACGTCTTCCGGCGCCGCGGCATGAACGTCATCGGCCGCTCCCGCGCCGAGTCCGCCAAGCGGGTGGGCGACCGGGTCGAGGTCACCCTCTCCGACGGCCGGGTCATCAGCGGTACGCACTGCCTGATGGCGGTCGGCGCGATCCCGAACACGAGCAACATGAACCTGGAGGAGTCCGGGGTCAAGCTCAAGGAGTCCGGGCACATCTGGACCGACAAGGTCTCCCGCACCTCCTCGCCCGGCGTGTACGCGGCCGGAGACGTGACCGGGATCTTCGCCCTGGCCTCGGTGGCCGCCATGCAGGGGCGCATCGCGATGTACCACTTCCTCGGCGACGCGGTGGCCCCGCTGAACCTGAAGACGGTCTCCTCGAACGTGTTCACCGACCCCGAGATCGCCACCGTCGGCTACACCCAGGCCGACGTGGACTCCGGCAAGATCGACGCCCGCTGCGTGAAGCTCCCGCTGCTGCGCAACCCGCGCGCCAAGATGCAGGGCATCCGGGACGGCTTCGTGAAGCTGTTCTGCCGTCCCGGCACCGGGATCGTCGTGGGCGGCGTGGTCGTCTCCCCGCGCGCGAGCGAGCTCATCCACCCGATCTCGATCGCCGTCGACAACAACCTGACGGTCGAGCAGATCGCAAACGCGTTCACCGTGTACCCCTCGCTGTCCGGTTCGATCGCCGAGGTCGCCCGCCAGCTGCACACGCGGAAGTCCTCCGGCGAGGCGTAAGTACCGATAACGGCCCTTGTGCGCAAGGGCTTTGGAGCGGGTGGTCGGCCCGTCGCGGAGCAGGTGCGCGGCGGGCCGGCGGCGTATACCACTAGTTGCCCCACGGTATGGACAACTTCGGAATTCCGGCGCAAAGAGCTGAAAGCAGATGGTCGTTGGGGTTACTGTCAGTTTCGTGTTCGCTGCAGAACGTCGCCAATTGATCCTCGAAATGGTGCGGGCCAACGGAGCGGTATCGCTCCGGGAGCTCGCCCGCGTCGTCCAGACCTCCGAAGTGACCGTACGGCGGGACGTGCGGGCACTGGAGGCAGAAGGACTCCTCGACCGCCGGCACGGCGGTGCGGTACTGCCGGGCGGTTTCACGCGAGAATCCGGCTTTCCGCAAAAGTCCCATCTCGCGACGGCGGAGAAGACCGCCATCGCCGATGTCGCGGCCGGACTCGTCGAAGAAGGCGAGGCCGTGGTCGTCGGCGCGGGCACCACCACCCAGGAGCTGGCCCGCCGGCTCGCCAGGGTGCCCGGACTCACCGTCGTCACCAACTCGCTGCTCGTCGCACAGGCGCTGGCCCATGCGAACCGGGTGGAGGTGGTGATGACGGGCGGAACCCTGCGCGGCTCCAACTACGCGCTGGTCGGAAGCGGTGCCGAGCAGTCCCTCCAGGGGCTGCGGGTCTCGCGGGCCTTCCTGTCCGGCAGTGGTCTCACCGCCGAGCGCGGGCTGTCCACCTCCAACATGCTCTCCGCGAGCGTGGACCGGGCGCTGGTGCAGGCCGCGGCGGAGGTGGTGGTCCTGGCCGACCACACGAAGCTCGGGACGGACACCATGTTCCAGACCGTGCCCACCGATGTGATCACCCGTCTGGTGACGGACGAGCCGCCGCCGCACGACGACCGGGCCGGTACGGAGCTGCAGGCACTGGCGGACCAGGGCGTGCAGATCACCGTGGCCGGGGCCGCGGGTGCCTCCGGCGGTGGGTCCGGAGAGGGGATGGCCGGGCGGCGTCCGCGCCGGGAGTCCCCGCTGCCGGTCCAGCGGCGGGGCGGGCCGACGGCGCAGCTCCGTAGCGCGGGGCCGCCGTTGCACGAGCAGCAGGCGAGCGAGCGGGCGCGGGTCGCGGACATGCGGCGCCGTTAGGCGGGTGCCGCGCCGTTGCAGGGGACCGGTCCCCGGACCCCTGCGCCTCAAACGCCGGCGGGGCTGGATGAATCCAGCCCCGCCGGCGTTTGCGTGCGGGACGTCAGTCCTTGATCTCGCAGATGGCCGCGCCCGAGGTGAGCGACGCGCCGACCTCTGCCGCGAGGCCCACGATCGTGCCCGAGCGGTGCGCGTTCAGCGGCTGTTCCATCTTCATGGCTTCGAGGACCACGATCAGGTCGCCCTCGTTGACCTGCTGGCCCTCCTCGACCGCGACCTTCACGATCGTGCCCTGCATGGGCGAGGCCAGCGTGTCGCCGGAAGCGGCCGGGCCGGACTTCTTGGCGGCGCGGCGCTTGGGCTTCGCGCCGCCCGCGGCGGCCGTACGGGCCAGGGTCATGCCCAGCGAGGACGGGAGGGAGACCTCCAGGCGCTTGCCGCCGACCTCGACGACCACGGTCTCGCGGCCCGGCTCGTCCTCGGAGTCGTCCGCGGCGGGAACCACGAACGCCGGGATCTCGTTGACGAACTCGGTCTCGATCCAGCGGGTGTGGATCGTGAACGGGTCGGCCGTGAAGGCGGGGTCGACGACGACCGCGCGGTGGAACGGGATGGCCGTGGCCATGCCCTCCACCTCGAACTCGGCCAGCGCGCGCGCCGCCCGCTGCAGGGCCTGCTCGCGCGTGGCACCCGTAACGATGAGCTTGGCGAGCAGGGAGTCCCAGGCGGGGCCGATGACCGAGCCGGACTCGACGCCCGCGTCGAGGCGGACGCCCGGACCGGTCGGCGCGGCGAACTTGGTGACGGTGCCCGGAGCCGGCAGGAAGCCGCGGCCCGGGTCCTCGCCGTTGATGCGGAACTCGAAGGAGTGACCGCGCAGGACCGGGTCCCCGTAGCCGAGCTCCTCGCCGTCGGCGATGCGGAACATCTCGCGGACCAGGTCGATGCCGGTGACCTCTTCGGTGACCGGGTGCTCGACCT is a window from the Streptomyces sp. NBC_01244 genome containing:
- a CDS encoding phospho-sugar mutase, with the translated sequence MQDDLIARARAWMAEDPDPETADELAKLIEAGDTTELADRFSGMLQFGTAGLRGELGAGPMRMNRNVVIRAAAGLAAYLKAQGHDGGLVVVGYDARYKSADFARDTAAVMTGAGLRAAVLPRPLPTPVLAYAIRHLGAVAGVEVTASHNPPRDNGYKVYLGDGSQIVSPADAEIAAQIDAIAALADVPRAEDGWQDLGDEVLEAYLARTDAVLTPGSPRGVRTVYTAMHGVGKDVVLAAFARAGFPAPVLVAEQAEPDPAFPTVAFPNPEEPGAMDLSFATAARVSPDIVIANDPDADRCAVAVPDAASASGWRMLRGDEVGALLAAHLVHKGATGVFAESIVSSSLLGRIAEAAGVGYEETLTGFKWISRVEGLRYGYEEALGYCVDPEGVRDKDGVTAALLVAELASELKEQGRTLTDLLDDLAMEHGLHATDQLSVRVEDLSVIASAMAALRAEPPVSLAGLRVTSAEDLNEGTATLPPTDGLRYYLEGDYKARVIVRPSGTEPKLKCYLEVVVPVAEASDLLPARARGQEVLDAIKKDLAAAAGI
- a CDS encoding gamma-glutamylcyclotransferase, whose translation is MSLYAAYAGNLDPRLMTRRAPHSPLRGTGWINDWRLTFGGEQMGWEGALATIVEAPRHQVFVALYDVAPLDEDSLDRWEGVGLDIYRRMRVRVHTLDGEEAAWVYVLNGYEGGLPSARYLGELADAAESAGAPHDYVMELRKRPC
- a CDS encoding NAD(P)H-quinone dehydrogenase; the protein is MTRIVIIGGGPGGYEAALVGAQLGAEVTVVDCDGLGGASVLTDCVPSKTLIATAEVMTTFDSSYEELGIVVADDTPHIEQAARVVGVDLGKVNRRVKRLALAQSHDITASVTRAGARVVRGRAKLGGPQGIDGTRDVIVTAADGSETILTADAVLIATGGHPREIPDAMPDGERILNWTQVYDLEELPEELIVVGSGVTGAEFAGAYQALGSRVTLVSSRDRVLPGEDPDAAAVLEDVFRRRGMNVIGRSRAESAKRVGDRVEVTLSDGRVISGTHCLMAVGAIPNTSNMNLEESGVKLKESGHIWTDKVSRTSSPGVYAAGDVTGIFALASVAAMQGRIAMYHFLGDAVAPLNLKTVSSNVFTDPEIATVGYTQADVDSGKIDARCVKLPLLRNPRAKMQGIRDGFVKLFCRPGTGIVVGGVVVSPRASELIHPISIAVDNNLTVEQIANAFTVYPSLSGSIAEVARQLHTRKSSGEA
- a CDS encoding acetyl/propionyl/methylcrotonyl-CoA carboxylase subunit alpha, which gives rise to MRKVLIANRGEIAVRVARACRDAGIASVAVYADPDRDALHVRAADEAFALGGDTPAASYLDMSKILQAAADSGADAIHPGYGFLSENAEFAQAVIDAGLTWIGPPPQAIRDLGDKVAARHIALRAGAPLVAGTPDPVSGSDEVVDFAKEHGLPIAIKAAFGGGGRGLKVARTLEEVPELYDSAVREAVAAFGRGECFVEQYLDKPRHVETQCLADSHGNVVVVSTRDCSLQRRHQKLVEEAPAPFLTEAQNAELYAASKAILKEAGYVGAGTVEFLVSADGLISFLEVNTRLQVEHPVTEEVTGIDLVREMFRIADGEELGYGDPVLRGHSFEFRINGEDPGRGFLPAPGTVTKFAAPTGPGVRLDAGVESGSVIGPAWDSLLAKLIVTGATREQALQRAARALAEFEVEGMATAIPFHRAVVVDPAFTADPFTIHTRWIETEFVNEIPAFVVPAADDSEDEPGRETVVVEVGGKRLEVSLPSSLGMTLARTAAAGGAKPKRRAAKKSGPAASGDTLASPMQGTIVKVAVEEGQQVNEGDLIVVLEAMKMEQPLNAHRSGTIVGLAAEVGASLTSGAAICEIKD
- a CDS encoding DeoR/GlpR family DNA-binding transcription regulator, which encodes MFAAERRQLILEMVRANGAVSLRELARVVQTSEVTVRRDVRALEAEGLLDRRHGGAVLPGGFTRESGFPQKSHLATAEKTAIADVAAGLVEEGEAVVVGAGTTTQELARRLARVPGLTVVTNSLLVAQALAHANRVEVVMTGGTLRGSNYALVGSGAEQSLQGLRVSRAFLSGSGLTAERGLSTSNMLSASVDRALVQAAAEVVVLADHTKLGTDTMFQTVPTDVITRLVTDEPPPHDDRAGTELQALADQGVQITVAGAAGASGGGSGEGMAGRRPRRESPLPVQRRGGPTAQLRSAGPPLHEQQASERARVADMRRR
- a CDS encoding purine-nucleoside phosphorylase gives rise to the protein MNASVTDPFAAADAAAARLRELTGAETHDVALVMGSGWAPAAEALGAPEAEFPVTELPGFPPPAVEGHGGKIRSYKIGEKRALLFLGRTHYYEGRGVAAVAHGVRTAVAAGCKTIVLTNGCGGLREGMKPGQPVLISDHLNLTATSPIVGANFVDLTDLYSPRLRAMCKEIDETLEEGVYVQFPGPHYETPAEINMIRVMGADLVGMSTVLEAIAAREAGAEVLGISLVTNLAAGLSGEPLNHEEVLQAGRDSAARMGKLLTQVLARI